In Oceanobacillus sp. FSL K6-2867, one DNA window encodes the following:
- a CDS encoding DeoR/GlpR family DNA-binding transcription regulator, with the protein MLQEQRHQMIESFLKQQKAVKASELATLLDISIDTVRRDLEVLEKKGIVKRVHGGAVLTQKSDNVLNRLFSEREVKNQGKKQEAALAAIELIEEGQAIALNGGTTTIEIAKVLVNKFKRLTIITNDLRILSILGENKNFNVILTGGFFNPEEYTLYGKQCEEILSDFNIDIAFLTVNGLSLEHGLTDFRMHEVGVIQTIISRSKHKVVVADSSKFETSSYINVCPLKDIDLIVTDSSLPSDIAAEYSKQDIRILSPH; encoded by the coding sequence ATGTTACAGGAGCAAAGACATCAAATGATAGAATCCTTTTTAAAACAGCAAAAAGCTGTAAAAGCTTCAGAGCTTGCTACTTTATTAGATATCTCCATTGATACGGTCCGTAGGGATTTAGAGGTTCTTGAGAAAAAAGGAATCGTCAAACGAGTTCACGGCGGGGCTGTTTTAACTCAAAAAAGTGATAATGTACTAAACAGACTTTTTAGTGAGAGAGAGGTCAAAAATCAAGGTAAAAAACAAGAAGCTGCTTTAGCAGCAATTGAATTAATTGAAGAAGGGCAGGCAATTGCACTAAACGGCGGGACAACGACGATTGAAATTGCGAAGGTACTTGTTAACAAGTTTAAGCGATTAACAATTATTACAAACGATCTTCGTATTCTATCTATTCTTGGGGAAAATAAAAACTTCAACGTTATCCTCACCGGCGGCTTTTTTAATCCAGAGGAATACACGTTATATGGGAAACAATGCGAAGAAATCCTTTCTGATTTTAATATTGATATTGCTTTTCTTACGGTAAACGGATTATCACTTGAACATGGTTTAACCGATTTTAGAATGCATGAAGTAGGCGTTATTCAAACCATTATCTCACGCTCAAAGCATAAAGTAGTCGTTGCTGATTCATCAAAGTTTGAGACATCTTCTTACATCAATGTGTGTCCATTAAAAGATATTGATCTAATTGTTACGGATAGCTCACTTCCATCTGATATCGCAGCGGAATATAGTAAACAGGATATTCGGATTCTTTCTCCACACTAA
- a CDS encoding Gfo/Idh/MocA family oxidoreductase: MKKLRMGIIGAGGIAQSRHIPAFLELQDKVELTAVHDMNEQRASEVAEKYGIPYVFKNYHDLFKEVDAVAICTPNKFHCEISVAALEAGVHVLCEKPMAITTAECERMVEASKKAGKHLLIGYHYRYTEAGQLAKKAVMNNEIGDPLVVRVQALRRRKVPGWGVFTNKDLQGGGSLIDFGCHMLDLAIWLLGEQEPVELMGTTYNRLSKSPNQINDWGIFDHQTFEVDDHVSSYMTFENGISLQFECSWAANIKEDKIHLSVSGSDGGLNVYPFELYQPRLGKMMESSTEAKHNETAAGLAQAKNFVESCLGEAELVVKPEEAMKVSQIIEAIYKSSETRSSVNFR, translated from the coding sequence ATGAAAAAATTACGAATGGGAATCATCGGTGCTGGCGGGATTGCTCAAAGCAGGCACATCCCTGCCTTCCTGGAACTACAGGACAAGGTTGAGTTGACAGCAGTCCATGATATGAACGAGCAGCGAGCAAGTGAGGTTGCCGAAAAATATGGCATTCCATATGTGTTCAAGAATTACCATGATTTATTCAAAGAAGTGGATGCGGTAGCGATTTGTACACCAAATAAATTCCATTGTGAAATATCTGTAGCTGCACTGGAAGCAGGAGTTCATGTACTATGTGAAAAGCCGATGGCCATTACGACAGCGGAATGTGAAAGGATGGTCGAAGCTTCCAAAAAGGCAGGAAAACATCTTTTAATTGGCTATCACTATCGTTATACAGAGGCAGGCCAGCTAGCTAAAAAAGCAGTGATGAATAATGAAATAGGCGATCCGCTTGTTGTAAGGGTCCAGGCATTAAGAAGACGAAAGGTTCCTGGCTGGGGAGTTTTTACAAACAAAGATCTTCAGGGCGGTGGAAGCTTAATCGACTTTGGCTGTCACATGCTTGATTTAGCAATCTGGCTGCTTGGTGAACAGGAGCCTGTGGAATTGATGGGAACAACCTATAACCGGCTAAGCAAATCCCCGAACCAAATTAACGACTGGGGAATTTTTGATCATCAAACATTTGAGGTGGATGACCATGTTTCGTCATACATGACGTTTGAAAATGGCATTTCCCTGCAGTTCGAATGTTCATGGGCTGCGAATATTAAAGAAGATAAAATTCATCTCAGCGTGTCCGGATCTGACGGTGGTTTAAATGTGTACCCATTTGAACTATACCAGCCAAGGCTTGGCAAGATGATGGAAAGCTCTACTGAAGCGAAGCATAACGAAACAGCAGCAGGACTTGCCCAGGCTAAAAACTTTGTTGAAAGCTGTCTCGGTGAGGCGGAATTAGTTGTGAAGCCTGAAGAGGCGATGAAGGTTTCCCAAATTATTGAAGCGATTTATAAAAGCAGTGAAACGAGATCAAGTGTCAACTTTAGATGA
- a CDS encoding PhnD/SsuA/transferrin family substrate-binding protein, which translates to MKTNLLLIMLAVFAVLLTACGGGNSGSATADDVIKIVWYPNESGNDLKSSRDEIGRLISEATGKEVEHQLTTDYSIAIETLAGNNADLAFMGSQGYVEANNRNDAVQTLAVKSGESGTLDDAKYYSWLAVNVGEQDKFKENGEFSLDTIADTRFSFVSNSSTSGFKVPSSTIIEHFSQQEAYADLTEEDLMGSGPLFSQVLFGNSHQGSAVNLLSGNADVAAFCDTCVEEYVELAEGEENTAGAVYRVKDNAAEPFNSVTGKEFTLMSSDPVLNEPFVVNMDVIGQADFDKIQELLTSDEVANNEKIFAPEDSEQSALFSKSDKERLLPVEDEWYDPIREISK; encoded by the coding sequence ATGAAAACGAACCTTTTATTGATAATGCTCGCCGTGTTCGCTGTTTTGTTAACAGCATGTGGTGGCGGTAATAGTGGTAGTGCAACAGCAGATGATGTGATTAAAATTGTTTGGTATCCGAACGAGTCTGGTAATGATTTGAAATCATCTCGTGATGAAATTGGAAGACTTATTTCAGAGGCTACAGGTAAAGAGGTAGAGCATCAATTAACAACGGACTACTCGATTGCGATTGAAACGTTAGCAGGCAACAATGCGGACCTTGCATTCATGGGTTCACAAGGATATGTAGAAGCAAATAACAGAAATGATGCGGTTCAAACCTTAGCCGTAAAATCCGGTGAATCCGGAACATTGGACGATGCGAAATACTATAGCTGGTTAGCGGTGAATGTGGGCGAGCAAGACAAGTTTAAAGAAAATGGGGAATTCTCCCTTGATACGATTGCAGATACAAGATTTTCATTCGTATCAAACAGTTCAACATCAGGGTTTAAAGTTCCATCATCTACTATTATTGAACATTTCTCACAACAAGAAGCATATGCAGATTTAACGGAAGAAGACTTAATGGGAAGCGGGCCATTGTTCTCCCAAGTATTATTTGGCAACTCTCACCAAGGTTCCGCAGTCAATTTGTTATCGGGCAATGCAGATGTTGCAGCATTCTGTGATACTTGTGTGGAAGAATATGTGGAGCTTGCTGAAGGAGAAGAAAATACTGCTGGTGCTGTTTATCGCGTGAAAGACAATGCAGCCGAACCTTTCAATTCAGTTACAGGCAAAGAATTTACATTAATGAGCTCCGACCCAGTATTAAATGAACCATTTGTTGTGAATATGGATGTCATCGGACAAGCGGATTTTGATAAAATTCAAGAACTATTAACCTCAGATGAAGTAGCAAATAATGAAAAAATCTTTGCCCCTGAGGATTCAGAACAGAGCGCTTTATTCTCTAAAAGTGATAAAGAAAGACTATTGCCAGTGGAAGATGAATGGTATGATCCAATTCGCGAAATTTCGAAATAA
- a CDS encoding sugar phosphate isomerase/epimerase: protein MKLGVFTVLFQDKPLEEMLDYVKKSGVDAVEIGTGGNPGNAHCDIDALLESEDKRREYLDKIHSRGLTISAFSCHDNPVSPDKKHAQDSHDIFIKTVRLAELMDVPVVNTFSGTPGSNEDSNYPNWPVTPWPTAYSDILEWQWEKRLIPYWKEQGQFAKDHGVKVGLELHAGFLVHTPYTMLKLREATNDAIGANLDPSHLWWQGIDPVAAIKILGKENAIHHFHAKDTYIDWDNVNMYGLTDMQPYSNVQTRAWTFRSVGYGHSAQEWSNIISALRTYGYDYVVSIEHEDPLMSVDEGFHAAVGNLKDVLIREKPVDMWWA from the coding sequence ATGAAGCTTGGCGTATTCACCGTATTATTTCAGGATAAACCATTAGAAGAAATGCTCGATTACGTAAAGAAATCTGGCGTTGATGCAGTGGAAATTGGTACTGGCGGGAACCCAGGTAATGCACATTGTGACATTGATGCACTTTTAGAAAGTGAAGATAAGCGGAGGGAATATTTAGATAAGATTCACTCACGCGGTTTAACGATCAGTGCATTCAGCTGCCATGATAACCCCGTGTCACCAGACAAAAAGCATGCACAGGACTCACATGATATTTTTATTAAAACCGTCCGTCTGGCAGAGTTAATGGATGTTCCAGTGGTCAACACATTTTCAGGAACACCGGGTTCCAATGAAGATTCCAACTACCCGAACTGGCCTGTAACACCTTGGCCGACCGCATATTCGGATATTCTGGAATGGCAATGGGAGAAAAGATTAATTCCATATTGGAAAGAGCAAGGACAGTTTGCGAAGGATCATGGTGTAAAAGTTGGACTGGAGCTGCATGCAGGCTTTCTTGTGCATACACCATATACCATGCTAAAACTAAGAGAAGCAACCAATGATGCTATTGGCGCAAATCTTGATCCAAGTCATCTATGGTGGCAGGGGATTGATCCGGTCGCAGCAATCAAAATCCTTGGCAAAGAAAATGCAATCCATCATTTCCATGCAAAGGACACCTACATTGATTGGGATAATGTGAACATGTATGGCCTGACAGACATGCAGCCGTATTCCAATGTGCAAACACGCGCTTGGACATTCCGAAGTGTCGGCTATGGCCACAGCGCACAGGAATGGTCCAATATTATCAGTGCTTTAAGGACATACGGATATGATTATGTAGTGAGTATTGAACATGAAGATCCGCTGATGTCGGTGGATGAAGGATTTCATGCGGCTGTTGGGAATTTGAAGGACGTATTGATTCGGGAAAAGCCTGTTGATATGTGGTGGGCTTAA
- the phnC gene encoding phosphonate ABC transporter ATP-binding protein: MSLLKVEGLGKSYTADKQILKNIHFEIKAGELVSIIGPSGAGKSTMLRCMNRMVEFNEGKIIFNNHDVGSLNKKELRNLRANIGMVFQHYNLVPRLTVIENVLHGRFGYKTTLQGLLGKYTEAEKEQAFHLLEKLGIHEHAYKRCDQLSGGQQQRVGICRALIQEPKLILCDEPIASLDPNSSKIIMDLLKSISTEMGITCLVNLHQVDVAQRYSDRIIGLNKGEIVFTGTSHELYEEQINKIYGSKTEDLITA; encoded by the coding sequence ATGTCATTGTTAAAAGTAGAAGGATTGGGAAAATCATATACAGCGGATAAACAAATATTAAAGAATATTCACTTTGAAATCAAAGCAGGAGAGCTAGTTTCTATCATTGGTCCGTCTGGTGCTGGTAAATCTACCATGCTGCGTTGTATGAATCGAATGGTTGAATTTAATGAAGGAAAGATTATTTTTAACAATCATGATGTTGGAAGTTTAAATAAAAAAGAATTACGCAATTTACGAGCGAATATTGGGATGGTGTTTCAGCACTATAATCTCGTGCCTCGTTTGACAGTGATTGAGAATGTGCTGCATGGCCGATTTGGTTATAAAACAACACTGCAGGGACTGTTAGGAAAATATACAGAAGCAGAAAAAGAACAAGCCTTTCACCTGCTGGAGAAACTAGGAATTCATGAACATGCCTATAAGCGATGTGACCAATTAAGTGGTGGTCAGCAGCAACGTGTAGGGATATGCAGAGCGCTTATTCAAGAGCCAAAACTTATCTTATGTGATGAACCGATTGCTTCGCTGGATCCGAATTCCTCTAAGATTATCATGGATCTTTTAAAATCAATCAGTACAGAAATGGGCATTACGTGCTTGGTGAATTTACATCAAGTGGACGTGGCGCAACGTTATTCAGATCGAATTATTGGTTTAAATAAAGGTGAAATTGTATTTACTGGAACAAGTCATGAACTTTATGAAGAACAGATTAACAAAATTTACGGATCCAAAACGGAAGATTTAATAACAGCGTAA
- a CDS encoding ABC transporter permease subunit translates to MEATYIKRKKDGRIHIKSGNKGDRVLRSTLVVLTLLTFVAFLFFNYAGLELRSAITETAYNLKVMFLEPALSHFSLSEAIYQVGVTLSLAFLATAIGAVIAFFLSLMAATNLAPVGLTRIIRVFVAFIRAVPTVLWVLIFAIAAGLGSEAAVLGMLFHSIAYLVKAFSEAFEEVDKGILEAVRSTGGNWWHVVKSGVLPSTFTYLLSWVFLRFEINFGVAVAMGAAAGAGGIGFDLFMASSFYFDMREVGFITYAILIVAFLLEVVSTRLKKRFFPATSD, encoded by the coding sequence ATGGAAGCAACCTATATAAAGCGAAAGAAAGACGGTCGTATTCATATAAAATCGGGTAATAAAGGTGATCGAGTCCTAAGGAGCACATTAGTTGTTCTAACCCTTTTGACATTCGTTGCCTTTCTATTCTTTAACTATGCAGGACTGGAATTACGCTCAGCGATTACGGAAACAGCGTATAACTTGAAAGTGATGTTTCTGGAGCCGGCATTAAGTCATTTCAGTTTAAGTGAAGCCATCTATCAAGTTGGGGTAACACTTAGTCTAGCATTCTTAGCCACGGCTATTGGTGCCGTTATTGCCTTTTTCCTATCTTTAATGGCTGCAACCAATTTAGCCCCAGTAGGCTTAACTAGAATTATTCGGGTATTTGTTGCGTTTATTCGGGCTGTTCCAACCGTATTATGGGTGTTGATCTTTGCGATTGCCGCAGGGCTTGGAAGTGAAGCGGCGGTTCTTGGTATGTTATTTCATTCGATTGCCTATTTAGTAAAAGCATTTTCGGAAGCATTTGAAGAAGTCGATAAGGGAATCTTGGAAGCCGTACGGTCAACTGGCGGGAACTGGTGGCATGTCGTAAAAAGCGGTGTATTACCGTCTACCTTTACCTATTTATTATCGTGGGTTTTCCTGCGGTTTGAAATCAACTTTGGTGTAGCTGTGGCAATGGGAGCGGCAGCTGGAGCCGGTGGAATTGGATTCGATTTATTTATGGCTTCCAGCTTCTACTTTGATATGCGGGAGGTCGGCTTTATTACCTACGCCATTCTCATTGTTGCCTTTCTATTAGAAGTAGTTTCAACTCGTTTGAAAAAACGTTTCTTTCCAGCAACTTCTGATTAA
- a CDS encoding 2-aminoethylphosphonate--pyruvate transaminase codes for MNSYKLLTPGPLTTTATVKEEMLFDRCTWDQDYKNITQKIRTQLLELAGVTADEYTTVLMQGSGTFTVESVMTTSLKKQDKALIITNGAYGERIVKMADYIGIQYQQYSGAYNAYPNEAELRRILEEDQQITHIVMVHCETTTGILNPIEMVSELAKAYKKTLIIDAMSSFAGVEMDVRALGTDYLISSANKCIQGVPGFGFVIAKLDKLKACEGNARSLSLDLYDQWKEMDKDGKWRYTSPTHVVAAFSKAIDELIEEGGIPARSHRYQHNNQLLREKLEKIGFQTYITDEKQSPIITTFLFPYDTFQFEDFYLYVKERGFVLYPGKLTEVNTFRIGNIGEIYEEDIETLCSVIEDYMGVVIK; via the coding sequence ATGAATTCTTACAAGCTTTTAACGCCAGGCCCCTTAACAACAACAGCTACAGTGAAAGAGGAAATGCTCTTTGATCGCTGTACATGGGATCAAGATTATAAGAATATTACCCAAAAAATAAGAACGCAGCTTCTTGAACTCGCAGGGGTGACAGCTGATGAATATACAACGGTATTAATGCAAGGAAGTGGTACATTCACGGTTGAATCGGTGATGACAACTTCATTGAAAAAGCAGGATAAAGCATTAATCATAACGAATGGTGCTTATGGAGAGCGTATTGTCAAAATGGCTGATTATATTGGCATACAGTACCAGCAATACAGTGGTGCATACAATGCATATCCAAATGAAGCTGAACTAAGACGTATTTTAGAAGAGGATCAGCAGATTACACATATTGTCATGGTTCATTGTGAAACAACAACAGGAATACTAAATCCAATTGAAATGGTCTCTGAGCTTGCTAAAGCATATAAGAAAACACTGATTATCGATGCGATGAGCAGTTTTGCTGGAGTGGAAATGGATGTCCGTGCTCTCGGTACTGATTATTTAATTAGCAGTGCGAATAAATGCATCCAAGGTGTTCCCGGCTTTGGCTTTGTCATTGCGAAGCTAGATAAGCTGAAAGCATGCGAAGGGAATGCCCGAAGCTTATCACTAGATTTGTATGACCAATGGAAGGAAATGGACAAGGACGGAAAATGGCGTTACACATCTCCAACCCATGTTGTAGCTGCGTTTTCCAAAGCAATTGATGAATTAATTGAAGAAGGTGGTATTCCAGCAAGATCTCATCGTTATCAGCATAATAACCAACTATTACGGGAGAAGTTAGAGAAGATTGGATTCCAGACGTATATAACCGATGAAAAACAATCACCAATTATTACAACGTTTCTTTTCCCATATGATACCTTTCAGTTTGAGGACTTTTATCTTTATGTGAAAGAGAGAGGGTTTGTGCTTTACCCGGGGAAGCTGACAGAGGTCAATACATTCCGAATTGGGAACATTGGGGAAATTTATGAAGAAGATATCGAAACATTATGCAGTGTAATCGAAGACTATATGGGAGTGGTGATAAAATGA
- the phnE gene encoding phosphonate ABC transporter, permease protein PhnE, translating into MNEKKMRKNRWQTVIFLLIIIVLTYLSAAITSFNFVDGLATIPKAIGWMFSNLMVTQETLDKLPTILEKLAETTFMSIAATTIAAVVSLFLGVFGSKVTKVNNFLSVFARFIASISRNIPVVAWALVLLISFGQNSVTGFLALFVGTVGFLTRAFIESIDEASQSSVEALTATGSTYFQIVGKAVIPQSLPQMISWVLFMVETNIRNATLVGILTGTGIGYTFDMYYKMLNYNAVALVTLCIVITVIVVDLMSNYVRKVIL; encoded by the coding sequence GTGAATGAAAAAAAGATGCGAAAAAACAGATGGCAGACAGTAATCTTTCTTCTTATCATCATCGTTCTAACCTATTTATCAGCAGCTATTACATCATTTAACTTTGTGGATGGGTTAGCGACAATCCCTAAAGCTATCGGCTGGATGTTTTCTAATCTAATGGTGACGCAGGAAACGCTCGATAAATTGCCAACCATCCTGGAAAAACTAGCTGAAACTACGTTTATGTCGATAGCGGCAACAACGATAGCAGCTGTGGTCTCTCTCTTCTTAGGGGTATTCGGTTCAAAAGTGACAAAAGTAAATAACTTTTTAAGTGTATTTGCCCGTTTTATTGCATCCATATCAAGAAATATCCCAGTTGTTGCATGGGCGCTGGTTTTGCTTATTTCTTTTGGTCAAAATTCCGTAACAGGCTTTCTCGCTCTTTTTGTTGGGACAGTAGGGTTTTTAACGAGGGCATTTATTGAATCGATTGATGAAGCAAGCCAAAGTTCTGTTGAAGCATTGACTGCAACAGGGTCTACCTATTTCCAAATTGTAGGTAAGGCAGTTATTCCGCAAAGTTTGCCGCAGATGATCAGCTGGGTGTTGTTTATGGTAGAAACCAACATTCGAAATGCTACATTGGTAGGAATCTTAACGGGGACAGGAATTGGATATACCTTTGATATGTATTATAAGATGTTAAATTATAATGCCGTAGCGCTTGTGACATTATGTATTGTAATAACCGTTATTGTTGTCGACCTTATGTCAAATTATGTGCGGAAGGTGATTCTATAA
- a CDS encoding phosphonoacetaldehyde reductase, with product MGNFYNPVKIKIDTIDVMKEVLHTIKPQFSNIVLLHRGSDFLETEAGRNLYKSLEDYEVKQIEVNISNPDVEDLFHYYKQIENVDYQCIVGIGGGSVLDLSKSLAALKDLKIESVSALRTMIEQKQYADNQNVVPWIGIPTTSGTGSEVTCWATIWDRANGVKMSVDSEYLYAYAAIIDPTLTVTLPQGLTASTALDALCHATEAYWSKSSNEISRIYALEGIKRIVSNFEKVLHHPNEVTYRNEIALGSLYAGLAFSNTRTTACHSMSYPLTLELGMVHGVAASITLANVMKINFDSIMESDKLLQAFGVSSCSEVQGLIEHFHQLAGFSSKLRDYNANEEIIEKVAANAFTKGRMDNNPVALTQEDVKQILRSIY from the coding sequence ATGGGGAACTTTTACAACCCTGTCAAAATTAAAATAGATACCATAGATGTCATGAAAGAAGTACTACATACGATCAAACCTCAATTTAGCAATATTGTCCTTTTACATCGAGGTAGTGACTTCTTAGAAACCGAGGCTGGACGTAACCTTTATAAAAGCCTGGAGGATTATGAAGTCAAACAAATAGAAGTGAACATATCCAATCCTGATGTGGAAGACTTGTTTCATTACTATAAGCAAATTGAAAACGTTGATTATCAATGCATCGTAGGGATTGGAGGAGGCAGTGTTCTTGATCTCTCGAAATCATTGGCTGCATTAAAGGATTTGAAAATAGAGTCTGTCTCTGCATTACGTACCATGATTGAACAAAAGCAATATGCAGACAATCAAAACGTTGTACCATGGATTGGCATTCCTACAACCTCAGGTACGGGTTCTGAGGTTACTTGCTGGGCAACGATTTGGGATCGCGCCAACGGAGTGAAAATGTCCGTTGATAGTGAATACTTATATGCTTATGCAGCCATCATTGATCCAACGCTAACTGTAACCTTACCACAAGGATTAACGGCTTCAACAGCTTTGGATGCTTTATGTCATGCAACAGAGGCTTACTGGTCAAAAAGCTCCAATGAAATTTCAAGAATCTATGCATTAGAAGGGATCAAACGTATTGTCAGCAACTTTGAAAAGGTGTTACATCATCCGAATGAAGTGACATACAGAAATGAAATAGCTTTAGGCAGCTTGTATGCAGGACTGGCATTTAGTAACACAAGGACGACTGCATGTCATTCCATGTCCTATCCTCTGACACTGGAACTTGGAATGGTCCATGGGGTAGCGGCAAGCATTACGTTGGCTAACGTAATGAAAATCAATTTTGACTCGATTATGGAGAGCGATAAGCTATTACAAGCATTTGGGGTAAGCAGCTGCAGTGAAGTTCAAGGTCTTATTGAGCATTTTCATCAGCTAGCAGGTTTTTCAAGCAAGCTCAGAGATTACAATGCGAATGAGGAAATAATCGAAAAGGTTGCCGCAAATGCCTTTACAAAGGGTCGAATGGATAATAACCCCGTTGCTTTAACACAGGAAGATGTCAAACAAATTCTACGATCTATTTATTAA
- a CDS encoding FUSC family protein, producing the protein MRKRNKHTTFTDSAFLKTLIQAFEIKRTPLPWNKAILAGVSAAFPAGVGLMLGDLQSGLAAGIGGFTYLYMFNEPYAERAKKLFFVMIGLSLSIGLGMLLAPYPFIFSLMTGVLGFLFTFLFGALKIPGPASVFFVLVFTITSAMPIDPSLAPMRAGLTLLGGAFAWVLAMSGWFINPHGPEKKTIKQVYTALASLIDVAGTAEFSKERQKALQMLKDTEDTLSRAYISWQNSAEFRKLHYLYGQANLIYAEIIEFYAVPDTKQLSAIAQMLRTLAAKIDKHTDKPIELMNDTETSLRLEKRVNEAAHILNGDDERLEKEIHVPRRSLKETLTGSFHKNSFVFISAVRYGFILFIASLIAFSFEFERSYWIVLSCGAVMLGANIITTFHRAIQRSLGTIVGVLIATLLLSTHPDGIFIILIIWLLTFLTELFIPRNYAIAVSFITPNAIFMAENTSQIYDLRFFATARIMDILIGCAIGLIGIFLIGRRSASSRLPHLIAKTIRSQMQLMALLFSGPKDNLNTTNSSESKKMHTNLKNLSLVYRTALGEIPRHQKALEQLWSVIFSIEQLGYLLEAASRKQDLPILKDEDLAQLMLVFEMMAKSAKQMEDPETRHIPAIPGFPQIQKEIGDLQVAMQVGGSGLV; encoded by the coding sequence ATGAGAAAAAGAAATAAACATACAACATTCACGGATTCAGCATTCCTAAAAACATTAATCCAGGCATTTGAAATTAAAAGAACTCCCTTGCCATGGAATAAGGCGATTCTCGCTGGGGTCAGTGCAGCATTTCCGGCTGGGGTTGGGTTGATGCTTGGCGATTTACAATCCGGTCTTGCAGCTGGAATTGGCGGTTTTACATATCTGTATATGTTTAATGAACCGTATGCGGAGCGGGCGAAAAAGCTATTTTTCGTTATGATTGGTCTATCACTATCAATCGGTCTAGGAATGCTGCTCGCACCATATCCATTCATATTTTCATTGATGACTGGTGTACTTGGTTTTCTGTTTACCTTCTTATTCGGGGCGTTGAAAATACCAGGGCCTGCGTCAGTATTCTTTGTATTAGTCTTCACCATAACATCTGCAATGCCAATCGATCCTTCCCTTGCACCAATGCGGGCAGGACTTACTTTATTAGGTGGGGCTTTCGCATGGGTCCTGGCAATGAGCGGCTGGTTTATCAATCCGCATGGCCCAGAGAAAAAGACAATTAAGCAGGTGTATACGGCACTGGCATCTTTAATTGATGTGGCAGGTACAGCGGAGTTTAGCAAGGAAAGACAAAAGGCATTGCAAATGCTGAAAGATACGGAAGATACTTTATCCAGAGCGTATATTTCCTGGCAAAATTCAGCCGAATTTAGAAAACTTCACTATTTATATGGACAAGCAAATTTAATTTATGCGGAAATTATCGAGTTTTATGCAGTACCTGATACAAAGCAACTATCCGCAATTGCCCAAATGCTCCGAACGTTAGCGGCTAAAATAGACAAACATACAGATAAACCAATCGAGCTCATGAATGACACGGAAACCAGCCTTCGTTTAGAAAAGAGGGTAAATGAAGCAGCGCACATTTTAAATGGAGATGATGAGCGATTAGAGAAAGAAATCCATGTTCCCAGGCGCTCACTGAAAGAGACGTTAACAGGAAGCTTTCATAAAAATTCCTTTGTCTTTATTTCTGCGGTTCGTTATGGATTTATTCTATTTATCGCTTCGCTCATTGCCTTTTCATTTGAATTTGAACGTTCTTATTGGATTGTACTGTCATGCGGTGCTGTTATGTTAGGTGCGAACATTATTACAACGTTTCACCGTGCCATCCAGCGTTCATTGGGAACCATCGTCGGTGTCCTGATTGCGACCTTGCTTCTCTCCACCCACCCAGATGGCATCTTTATCATTTTGATTATTTGGCTGCTCACATTCCTGACAGAGCTGTTTATCCCGAGAAATTATGCGATTGCTGTAAGCTTTATTACACCCAATGCAATCTTCATGGCAGAAAACACGTCCCAGATCTATGATTTACGCTTTTTTGCAACAGCACGGATTATGGATATTCTGATTGGTTGTGCGATCGGACTTATTGGCATATTCCTTATCGGCAGAAGATCGGCATCCAGTCGTCTTCCGCATTTAATTGCTAAAACGATCCGCAGCCAAATGCAATTGATGGCTTTATTATTTTCTGGTCCAAAGGATAATTTGAATACTACAAACAGCAGTGAATCAAAGAAAATGCATACGAACTTGAAGAACTTGAGTCTTGTATACCGGACAGCTTTAGGTGAAATCCCGCGTCACCAAAAAGCACTGGAGCAATTATGGTCCGTTATTTTCTCGATTGAACAGTTGGGCTATTTGTTGGAAGCTGCATCAAGAAAGCAAGATCTACCCATTCTTAAAGATGAGGATTTAGCACAGCTGATGCTTGTTTTCGAAATGATGGCGAAATCAGCGAAGCAAATGGAAGACCCGGAGACAAGACATATTCCAGCAATTCCAGGCTTTCCGCAGATTCAGAAAGAGATTGGCGATTTGCAGGTGGCGATGCAGGTTGGAGGAAGTGGTTTGGTGTAG